The sequence GATGTTAAGTCTAAAGGTGCTGGGTTTGATTTTGAGCCTTATGTAAAAGAAAAAATTACTAAATAATGACACTGCACGAAGCTATCCAAAGGGTGTTAGAACAAGAAAAACGCTTATTAACTGCAAGTGAAATTGCAGAGATACTGAATGCTAGAAAATGGTATTCAAAAAAGGATGGTTCTATTATTAAGAGCAGTCAGATATCGGTGCGTGTCAGTAATTATCCAAACTTATTTATAAAGTCAGGGAGTCATATTCATTTGAATGGAAGGGAATTAAAACCTATTCTTAAAAAAAGTGTTGCACCTGTAAAACAGAAAGTAGCTAAAGCAAAGTCAATCGCTACTGCGTCTACTCTTGAAGTGACAGAAATAGATAAAAAGCTTATGCTGGAAAAATGGTTTATTCCAGTTTCTCAGGCCTCTCATCAATTACCAGATTCACCAGGTCTTTACGCAATACGTATTGCAAAACCGGGAAATCTAAAAGCTAGCTTACGCAAAGAATTAGGTAATCGAGGACATAATATTATGTATATCGGTATTGCTTCCCAAAGTCTTAAAAAAAGACTTGGACAAGAACTATGGGCTAAAGGTCACGGAACCTTTTTTAGAAGCTTGGGAGCTG comes from Aequorivita sublithincola DSM 14238 and encodes:
- a CDS encoding GIY-YIG nuclease family protein produces the protein MTLHEAIQRVLEQEKRLLTASEIAEILNARKWYSKKDGSIIKSSQISVRVSNYPNLFIKSGSHIHLNGRELKPILKKSVAPVKQKVAKAKSIATASTLEVTEIDKKLMLEKWFIPVSQASHQLPDSPGLYAIRIAKPGNLKASLRKELGNRGHNIMYIGIASQSLKKRLGQELWAKGHGTFFRSLGAVLGYLPPKSSLVGKGNQNNYKFSPKDEGKIIKWIEENLTINWLTLSDNWNIEEDKLIKKYFPMLNIQGNPGALREVVDARNKCKVIARG